The proteins below come from a single Triticum aestivum cultivar Chinese Spring chromosome 5D, IWGSC CS RefSeq v2.1, whole genome shotgun sequence genomic window:
- the LOC123124533 gene encoding uncharacterized protein — MGSGRPAAWRTCAAAAAAACAVPVALSLVLLWLPLLCCAVAVVRFRRARRRMMQMCGGSTRGGGRFGAVDAGDRLGLLQKYLEDQLELVGAEAGGLLRDLRQEQCSG, encoded by the coding sequence ATGGGCAGCGGGAGGCCGGCTGCGTGGCGgacgtgcgcggcggcggcggcggctgcgtgcgCCGTGCCGGTGGCCTTGTCACTGGTGCTGCTCTGGCTGCCCCTGCTTTGCTGCGCCGTGGCCGTGGTCCGGTTCCGGCgggcgaggaggaggatgatgcAGATGTGCGGCGGCAGCACAAGAGGCGGCGGGCGATTTGGGGCGGTTGACGCCGGCGATCGGCTGGGGCTGCTGCAGAAGTACCTCGAGGATCAGCTGGAGCTCGTCGGCGCGGAGGCAGGGGGGCTCCTCCGCGACCTCAGACAAGAACAGTGCAGCGGCTGA